CGCGATCATGCGGCCGGTGGGGGGCTGGATGGCGGACAAACTGGGCGGCGCCAGGGTGACGTTCTGGAATTTCATCGTCATGGCGGCAAGCGTCGGCGGTATTCTCGCATTCCTTCCCCATGGGGGATCCGGCGGAAACTTCTGGGGATTCCTGGCCATGTTCATCGGGATGTTCGTCACCACCGGAATCGGCAACGGCTCGACGTTCCGGATGATCCCGGTGATCTTCCTCACCGAACGGAAGCGGGATGCGGAAGGGAAAGGCGCGGCCGCGCAGGAGCAGGCCCTCAAGGATGCGTCCAAGGAAGCGGCCGCGGTCATCGGCTTCAGCTCGGCGTTTGCCGCCTATGGAGCCTTCTTCATCCCGAAAGCGTTCGGCAGCTCCATCGGCCTCACCGGGAGCCCCGAGTTGGCGCTTTACGGTTTCCTTGCCTTCTACGTCACCTGCATCGTCGTGACGTGGTGGTTCTATTCGCGGGCGAACGCCGAGGATCCGTGCTGACAAGGGAGGAGAGCCGGTCGATGCCTTGCGGCGCCTAAACCAGCAGCAGCTTGCCTCCCGCGATCATCAGCACGACGGACAATATCCTGACGATTCCCATCTCCGGCAGGTGTCGGCTGCCGAGGAACGAGCCGGTGATTCCCCCGAAAAACGCGGTAGCGGCCAGTATCGGAGCGAAGGCCGGTATTGCCTGGAGGCTGCCGATATGCCCCAACAGCCCGGAGATGGAATTGACCAGGATGAACAGCGCCGCGACGGCGGACACCTCTTTCGCGTTCGCCCACTTCCGCAGGAGAAGAAGGGGGCTCAGGAAGATGCCGCCCCCGACACCGACGAGCCCGGAGAGGAACCCGAGGAAGGCGCCGATCCCCAGCGCCAACGCGGGTGAAACCGGGTCCGAATCTGTTTTTCCCCAATCCTTCCGGAGAAATAGGCGGTAGGCGGAAGCCAGCAGGATGACGCCCAGCACGGGCTTGTAGGCGGAAGGGGCCAGGCTGAGGGTGCCGCCGACGAAGCTGAAGGGGATCGAGGTCGCCGCGAAGGGCCAGAACAGGCGCCAGGAGAAATGGCCGGCACGGGCGAAATGGAACGTGGCGACGGCCGATACGAGGATATTGAGGAGGAGCGCGGTGGGCTTGAACGCGACGGGCGAAACACTGAACAACGCAAGGACCGCCAGATACCCGGACGCGCCTCCGTGGCCGACGCTGGAGTAGAGAACCGCAACCACCAGGACGCAGATCGCGAGGGCAAGGAGCAGCGAAACGCTCACGGCAGGACCTCGGGCCGGCCCGGCACCTTGAAGGGGATCATGGCCGCCGCCGGATGATTTGTTTTCCTTTCTCGATGGGTACCATGAGTTCATAGCCCTGTTCAGAATCGGAGTCTGGTGAACTTGCGGTTCACCATGTCGTTGAAATCCTCCTGCAGCGCGTGGAATTTTTCCAGAAAGGCGGCCGCTTGCGGGCTGAGGGAGGACTTCCCTCCCCCGGCACCCCCTTTCCGGCGGATCACCAGGGGAAATCCAAGCCGCTTCTCCATGGCATCGATGTAGGTCCACGCCTTCCGGTAGGAGATTCCCATCGCTTTCGCGGCCGCGTTGATCGAACCCGTCTTCCGGATGAGGCGAAGCAGGCGCGCGCGCCCCTGGCCGAAAACCGGCTCTTCGTCCATTTCCAGCCAGATCTTGGAGCGCACCTGGAGTCCGGAATCCCGGTCGCTCATGGAAGGAATTTCCTCTCGATGAAGTCCGTGATCCCGTCGGGATCGTTGATATCCAGTTGCGGAACATCCAGGTCCAACGGTTCGTCGCTGGCCACCGCGAGGAGCATCGGGTCGTTCTCCTTCCCGCGGCAAAGCAGGTCGGCGCTGCGTTCCCTTCGGTGCACTTCGATTTTCGGCAGGGAGCTCGACTTGAAGCCCTCGGCCAGGACGATATCCACATCCGTGAAGAGTGCGGCAAGGAGATCCTCGACCGGGGGAGAGGCCGCGTGCTTTCTCACCAAGGCCAGCTTTTCGGGAGAGGAGATCACCATGGTGTCCGCTCCGGCGGCGGTAAGCCGATAGCTGTCCTTCCCCGGCCGGTCGATCTCGAAACGGTGGGCGTCGTGCTTGATGGCTCCTACCCGATATCCGCGGTCTTTCAACCGCGGGATGACCTGTTCGAGAAGGGTCGTCTTGCCGGACCCGGATTTCGCCACGAACGCCACCGCCTTGACAGTCATGCGGACGACCCTTTCCCGGGCCGGGCGAATTCCTCCCGGGTGTGGATGTTCAAAAGAGATGTCCCCTCCCCGTCCAACGGCTCCCGTTCCCCATGGATGCGTTATACCAAAAGCGCATATCGCAATGCAACGGGGAAGCGGGTCGTCATCTCCCGACGGTTTTTTTCAGGAGGCGAGGAGGCGGGCGATCTCTTTGCCGGGAAGCACGTGCCCCCGGTAGGCGACGTTTCCCCGCCGGTCGATCAGGATATACGTGGGAATCCCGACGACACCGTACGCCCGGGCCGCCTGTCCCCGTTCGTCGAGAAGGACCGGGTAGCGGATCCCGCGCGACTTGACCGCCAGCGCGACCTGTTCCCGGGATTCCCGGTAGTCGAGCCCGAAGATCTGCAGCTTTTCCGCGAGCGGTCCCGTGGCCAACGCGTTGATCTTCGGGATGGCCGCCTTGCACTCCGGGCACCACGTCGCCCAGAAGACGAGGAGGATCGGTGTGTTCCCGAGGAACGGGCCGAGCGTCACCTGCCGGCCGTCCAGGTCCGGCAGGGAAAAATCCGCCGCCGGACCGGTCGATGCGCCGGGAATCGCGGCGCCCCCCCCGCCCTCCGTCAGTACCCTCTCCGCCCCCCCGAGGGCGGCCCCGCACAGCAGGAACACCAGCGCGGCGATGACATACCGGTATCTCATCGTCTGCTCTCCGACCCGTTCGATGATCTCCGACCGGGGGGCGTTTCGGGTCAGACGAGACGCTTCCCCGCCTCGAGGAGCAGGTACTCACCCGCCAGCAGGAGCAGGACGCCGAACGCTCGCTGAACCTTCACCGTCCACTTTCCCGCCTTGGGAAGGTTTGCCAACAGCCCCGCGGACATCCCGAGGGCCACGACGGGAACCCCCATCCCCAGCGCGAAGGTGAACAGGAGGGTTGCGCCGAAGACGGGGTGCCCGCTCGCCCCGACGTACAGCAGCAGCCCCCCGAGCACCGGCGCCGTGCACGGCCCGACAACGAGTCCCGACAACATGCCCATGACAAAGGCGCCTCCCGTCCCGCCGGCGCGGGCGGGGATCGCGGGGATGGGGAGGCGGAAGACGTCGAACATGGAGAGGGCGAACAGGATGCAGATGTTCCCCAGAACGAGGTACGAGAGAGGGTGGGACGTAGCCTCGCCGAACACGCTCCCGGAAAGCCCGGCCGCCATCCCGAGGACGGCGTACGTCAAGGCCATCCCGACCACGTAGGCGGCGGATAAAAGAAGCGCGCGTCGACGGGATCCCCCGCGGCGGCTTCCGAGGTATCCCACCGTCACCGGGAGGATCGGGTATACGCACGGGGTGAAACTTACGAGGAGACCCCCCAGGAACGCCAAGGCGTACGCGAGGGGAGAGCCCGCCAGAAGGGAGGACTGGAAGGAGGAAAGGAGCGGTCCCAAGGCGGCGTCCCGCTTTACATAAGCGGTTGCCGGAGGGATGGCCTACTTGAGGAGCGCAAGGAGTGCTTCCGTCTCCCTGTAGCCGCTGATCATGCGGCCGTCGGGGAGGATCATCGTCGGCGTCCCCTGGATCTGCAGCCGCTCGGCGAGCCGGATCGTTCCATCCACCGCATCGGTCTTGCAGTCGGCCTCGGGGAGCTCCTTCCCGGCGAAGGCGTCGTCGAGGGTCTTCTCCGACTTCGAGCAGACGACCGCCACGCACTTCCGGTACGTGGCCTTGTCGTTCCTGTTCCGCGGGTACGGCATCACGAGAAACGCCACGTCCGGATCCTTCGCCACCGCTTTCTTCATCTCCCCGTGCAGCTTGACGCAGTAGGGGCACGTAGGGTCGGTCAGGACGATCACCGTCTTCTTCGCCGCCTTGCCCCCGATCCGTATCGCGTCCTTGACCGGGATGGAAGGGACGTCCACGCGGTTGAGGTCCGTAAACCGTTCCCCCGTGAGGTTCGACATGTCGGAGAGGCGGATGAACTGCCCGTTGAAGAGGTACTTCAGGGAATAGTCGATGTAGAGGGGGTAGGTTTTCCCGCCCCGGGCGACGTCCACCTCCCAGACGCCGGGGAACGGGCCCGGCGTGACGGCGACGACGTTGTCCACGATCTTCCCGAGCGCCTTCCCGGCATCCTCCTTCGTGAGCTTGTGGCACTCCGTGCAATCCACGGTGGCCCCCGGATCTTTCCGGAACGCGGAGGCAGGGGCGGCAAGGACCAGGACGAGAAACGCGGCCAGTGCAGCGTCTCGCAAATAGCCTGATGCATCGAGAGCGTCGATGCGCCGCGCCAGCAAGGCGCGCAAGTGAAGGCGTACCGGGAGAGTACGTCGAACTTGGGCAACGAAGCTGGAGCGGATGCAGCGGCGTTCGAATGCCAGGGTATTTGCGAGACGCTGCACCAGGACGCAGGCGGACAGGAACGGTTTCATCCGGGGTCTCCTTGTTCGGGAGTCATTCCTTCTTCGAGCCTAAAATTATACACCGCCCACCGCGGCATTTCGCCGAATTCGAGCACGTGTCGCCCCGAACCGTCGATCCCCGGCTTGTAGGTTCGGGTTGTCGAAGATTTTTGTTGATATGAGCGGTTTATTTCTAGAGAATGAGTTCATTCCAAATTCCACCCTGGGGGTACGAATGGGACACCCGACAACCGTGGTTCCTCTCGGGAAGAGGCTGCTCCCCGTCGTTGTTTCCGTCACCCTGCTCCTCCCCCTCCTGTTCGCGGGCACGGCCCTGGCGGCCGACCTCTCCCTCTCCTCCAAGACCTACCTCCGGTATTACGAGCGGGATTTGGCGGGAGATGAGGACACGCTCGCTCCGCTGTACGAGTACCTCTCCGCGGATGCGACGAATCTGGGGGGGATGCCCGTCGCCTTCCACTTCTACGGGTGGGGGAGGGTGGACCTGGCCGACCCGAGCACCTCCGACAACAAGCAGTCTTGGGAGCTCGGGAGCGCCTACCTGGAGTACCTGCACCCCCAGGGGAACGCCCAGGCGAAGCTCGGCCGGTTCTTCCTCACGGAGGGCGCCGCGATGGAGACGCTCGACGGCGCCTTCGTCAAGGCGACGACCCCCGTCGGGCTGGGGGTTTCGGTCTACGGCGGCGCACCCGTGGAGCAATCCATCCTGGCCGGCACCAAGGTGGGAAGCGGCCTGTATGGCGGCAGGGTCTTCTTCGCCAAAGCGGGGTTCGTGGAGCTCGGCGCCTCGTATCTTAATGAAAACGGCACGTTCCAGGAGGGGAAGGATCGGGAGTTGTACGGCGGCGACCTGTGGCTGCGCGTCGCCCCGTCGGTGGATCTGACCGCGCAGGCGACGTACAACCGGTCGGTCCGCGAGATGGCCAGGCAGCGCTACGCGGTCCGGATCGTGCCCGGACCGACCTTCGACATCTCCGCGGGCTACGAGTCGTACACGTACAAGGGGCTTTTCCAGTCCACGTTGAACCCGGCGTTCGTGTCCCCCGCGCTGGACAACAACGACGAGGTCCAGACGATCTTCGGCATCGTGGACTGGGCGTTTGCTCCCGGATGGACCCTGGAGGTCGCGGGGAAGCACATCACCCACGACAAGTCGGATCCCGGGGACGCCGACCGCGGGGAGGTCGGCGTGCGCTACTCGTATAACGACAAGAAGGACGTGGCGGGGATCGTAGCCGCCTTCGTCGCCGCCGACCGGGAGGAGAACGAGTACCGGGAGTTCCGCGGCTTCGCGACGTACTCTCCCGAGAAGATCCGGCTGGCGCTGGACGCGCTGACGCAGCATTACCAGAGGGAGATCCACGGGGAGAAGAACGCCTACCAGGTCGTGGCCTCCGCGGGGTACCAGGTTCTCTCGATGCTGCAACTGTCCGGCGACCTGACGTACACGAAGAGCCCCACCTACGACGAAGATTACGCGGCGCTGCTCCGGGC
The sequence above is a segment of the bacterium genome. Coding sequences within it:
- a CDS encoding sulfite exporter TauE/SafE family protein; this translates as MSVSLLLALAICVLVVAVLYSSVGHGGASGYLAVLALFSVSPVAFKPTALLLNILVSAVATFHFARAGHFSWRLFWPFAATSIPFSFVGGTLSLAPSAYKPVLGVILLASAYRLFLRKDWGKTDSDPVSPALALGIGAFLGFLSGLVGVGGGIFLSPLLLLRKWANAKEVSAVAALFILVNSISGLLGHIGSLQAIPAFAPILAATAFFGGITGSFLGSRHLPEMGIVRILSVVLMIAGGKLLLV
- a CDS encoding LysR family transcriptional regulator, which codes for MSDRDSGLQVRSKIWLEMDEEPVFGQGRARLLRLIRKTGSINAAAKAMGISYRKAWTYIDAMEKRLGFPLVIRRKGGAGGGKSSLSPQAAAFLEKFHALQEDFNDMVNRKFTRLRF
- the mobB gene encoding molybdopterin-guanine dinucleotide biosynthesis protein B is translated as MTVKAVAFVAKSGSGKTTLLEQVIPRLKDRGYRVGAIKHDAHRFEIDRPGKDSYRLTAAGADTMVISSPEKLALVRKHAASPPVEDLLAALFTDVDIVLAEGFKSSSLPKIEVHRRERSADLLCRGKENDPMLLAVASDEPLDLDVPQLDINDPDGITDFIERKFLP
- a CDS encoding TlpA family protein disulfide reductase, encoding MRYRYVIAALVFLLCGAALGGAERVLTEGGGGAAIPGASTGPAADFSLPDLDGRQVTLGPFLGNTPILLVFWATWCPECKAAIPKINALATGPLAEKLQIFGLDYRESREQVALAVKSRGIRYPVLLDERGQAARAYGVVGIPTYILIDRRGNVAYRGHVLPGKEIARLLAS
- a CDS encoding sulfite exporter TauE/SafE family protein; the encoded protein is MGPLLSSFQSSLLAGSPLAYALAFLGGLLVSFTPCVYPILPVTVGYLGSRRGGSRRRALLLSAAYVVGMALTYAVLGMAAGLSGSVFGEATSHPLSYLVLGNICILFALSMFDVFRLPIPAIPARAGGTGGAFVMGMLSGLVVGPCTAPVLGGLLLYVGASGHPVFGATLLFTFALGMGVPVVALGMSAGLLANLPKAGKWTVKVQRAFGVLLLLAGEYLLLEAGKRLV
- a CDS encoding DsbC family protein, whose protein sequence is MKPFLSACVLVQRLANTLAFERRCIRSSFVAQVRRTLPVRLHLRALLARRIDALDASGYLRDAALAAFLVLVLAAPASAFRKDPGATVDCTECHKLTKEDAGKALGKIVDNVVAVTPGPFPGVWEVDVARGGKTYPLYIDYSLKYLFNGQFIRLSDMSNLTGERFTDLNRVDVPSIPVKDAIRIGGKAAKKTVIVLTDPTCPYCVKLHGEMKKAVAKDPDVAFLVMPYPRNRNDKATYRKCVAVVCSKSEKTLDDAFAGKELPEADCKTDAVDGTIRLAERLQIQGTPTMILPDGRMISGYRETEALLALLK